TACAGCTTACAAGTTATATCAGTTATACGAGTTCTAAAGTCGCTAAAATACGGGTTATACTAGTATTACCAGTTATACTGGTTTACATGTAACAGTCGTTTATaagttatactagttatactagtattTGACTTGTCAAAGGACTACTAAGAGTTATACAAGTTTTACCCATAGTCTTATTCAGTGTTACTTAGAGTTGTACCAGGTTTACTAGTTGTACTAGTGTTATTCTTAACGAGTTTTACCAGGTTTACCAGGTGTACTCAACGTCTGTTGTACCAGTGTAACCAAtgtaaaaaatgatttaatctaCAATATCATGATTCATACTATAAGAACGTTATCTTAAACCATGGAACCTGACTCATAATGGTAACATACATATTATGGGACTAAAACTaaacagaaaacaaataaaaaagaagagaagagtgagagagaaggagagggagagagtaTACACTTACCAAGCGATTTCAAGACCAAGGACGAGGCACATTTGCTGTTTCAAGGACGAGAAAAGCTGTAGAAGAACCCTAAGAAACAGAATTAAAGGTTTGTGGATAAAAACTTGAAGAAGAGAACTTTGGTTGGTGATTGAAATGAATTTTCGTGGGTGGTTGagtaatgaagaagatgaagatgtgaGGGAGTTAATATGGATTTTGGGTGGGACCCAggcgagagaaagagaaaggaagaagaaaattgGACGACCGAGATTAGAGTTTCCATTATTTGATCCAATGGTTCACATGCCACTTTCATTAATGGCAAATTGGTAATTTACCAGCCCTTGGTCCATGATAGATCACAATTGGtctatgtagacttctttttgtctttttggtcTGTTATAGATCATTGTCCCGTTATTAGTGTCATCTGTCGCACTAAATTATTAGTTGAATTTGTTGTTGCTTTTTTTGTTTCCAGTACATAGTTTTGCTCTCAGATTTATTACACATGATACCATCGGCCAAAAGCTAtagtcttatatatatatattctttgtaATATATCAGCAAGAAAATGATtatgttttctctgttttataACTTGTGTTGTTTGAATCTTTTACATACCAATTAAAAACAAATCTCATTTTATCTTGTTTTGTATAAAAACTGAATTAACTACAAATAGTTCAACCAACTAAAACATGTACTGCATAATACAAACGGTTACGAACAgtaaataacattaaaattttgaaataaaatttggaatattacttaatttaaaGGAAAAAGAATTCTTAAAATCACTTTAAATAAGTGAAACGAGGAGTACCCTTTtaggttttctttttaaatgtttacaATAGGTACGTTGGTTGGAGAACCACCGCTTTCGATGCATATCCCATGTTAGTATCCTTGGAATGATTTATAATGGGATATAAGGAGATCGTCTGAGTGTTGATCTGCGGACGAAACCAGATTTTTTAATCccaatttttttaagatttatatatgaTTGATCGACCTCGTGCCGGTTGGATTAGTGAATAGTGATGTAATCAACCAAAAGTCAACAAAACGAATAATATTTGTGAAAACATCCTCGGGCTTATTAGTTAAGATCTAAATGTATTTTTAGattaggtttaaggttttgatTTCTAAAAGATGCAATTTTTGAACcttttaacaaaaaatgatgTATTGTCCAATTCTATTGGAGTTCGAATCCACCAAAAAGAGGATTACACTGAGCAAAATGGGAGAAAGTCTGTTTACCGAGAAAGGAGGGTGGGATAGGTTTCTGTATGATTCATGAGTTCAATTTGGCACTTTTGGCAAAACAAATATGGAGGCTAGTTCAAGTTCCTGATTTTTTGGTGGTCAGGGTCTTAAGAGGAAGATATTACTGATTGAGCTCTCCACTGAGAGTAAAATCGACCAGTAGCCCATCATATGTGTGGACTAGTATTTCTGCTGCAAAAAAATTGCTACTACTGGGTATCAGGCAGAAGATCCATTCAGGCTATGAAGTCAAAATATGGGAGGATCCGTGGATCCCAACGACCCCTGCGAGACCAGCCATTCCTATAGAGCATGTTATGCATCCTAATATGAGAGTCGGTGATCTTATTAATCAGGTATCGATGGATTAGGATGTTAATCTCTTGGGACAATATGTCAATCCTACTGATATACCACTTATAAGAAGTTTGGCCGTCAGCTCAACTCATCGTCGGGATACATTCTGATGGAATTACACAAGGAATGAAAAATACACAGTTAAATCTGGTTACTGGGTGGCTCAGAATTTATTAACGACTGAGGATGAAAAAGAAGTTTTGGAGCCAAGTATCACTAggcttcaagcctttgcttggaaacTAAAGGCGCCAaagaagatatgtcatcttatatggcaattgttaactggtcatgtggcagtaacAAGGAACTTAGTAAGACGCAATATGAGGTGTGATAACTATTGCACAAGATGCGGAGAACCTGATGAATCAGTAACCCATGCCATTTTTGAGTGTCCACCAGCTATGCAGGCCTTGTCATTATCATCAACTCCAACAAGTCCAAATTTGTTCCCAGTATCAAGAGTCTACACAAACATGGATTACCTATTCTGGAGGAAAAACAACATCATTGAGCCAGAACAAGACagagatccttatccctggataatctgGTATATCTGGAAGGCTAGGAATGACAAGCTCTTCAGGGGGATAGACAGAGACCCATTAGAGCTGGTTAGATATGCAGAAAGTGAATGTCAAGCCTGGTTTGATGCGAATGAAGTGCCACAACCAGTGATACATGAAAACAATACTGAGGAACCCCAAGTCTTAAGCTTGAGTAATATCTGCctgttagatggatcttggacatctGCTGCTCactttagtggatgtggatgagTTTGGATGGACAGTGGTGGGAACATACAGCTTATGGGGACCAGAAATATCACTCGACGCGAATCAGCCCTGCATTCGGAACTAGAAACACTGCGATGggcaatggagaatatgcttcaacactcgACATGTCAGAGCTTTGGGACAGACTGTAAGGACCTGATCGCAATGATAAAGGAACCTCATGcgtggccaagctttgcgacggaattggagaggatagagacgctTCAAATATGCTTCCCGGACTTCAGCATCACTCATGTGCCAAGAGCGCGCAatcaaatttcagattttttagcaaaaactgcaagatccttccatagggagttattttttattggttgttctattccggtttggttacccagaccacatCTAGCTTGAGTACTAGAATGGCCTTTcgacgtaaaaaaaaacaaaaaacaaaaaatgatgtaaTTTTTTGAAGATTATAAGATGTAAGCTTAtcgaaaatttcaaaattctaTGGACAGAATTGCTCGTTGTGGTCGTTTGCCGCGGAGAAAATATATCCATCAAAATATCCTAAATTGCTTGTCGATCCGAGAAGAACTATCGTGATATTATGCGTAAAGTTCTTACATATAGTTtatcattaataataataataaaaataaaaataaaaattatatgatgatataCCGTTATGAGAAATTTCATAGGATAGtcaattttagtttattttcacaaaaatagtttttacgGAGAAAATTgaccaaaacattttttattaaaggataaaaatacatttaactttaggattaactaatctaaatttatagtttagagttaaggagttGATTTTTGAGAATATgagttcaaatttaaaaacatttaaaataaaaaaagggcTATCTTGgtttttttaagattatttttgtgacaaaaacataaaaattgttatttgaGAGCCCTATACTTATTGTTCAAACAAAACTTAATATTGCTTGTAAAGGTTGATTAAGACATAGTATCTCCACATGATGAGAAGACTGAACCGACGGTTACAGAGACGAGTAGACGATAGAAGGGGCACACAGCTACAATGTAGCGGAGGCTATTGAAACACCTCAACCGGAAATCTTTGAAAACACATGAAAATTTCTAagtaaaaaatcaattaaaattttatcagATGAACATGAGAAATACTTCAACTTTATAAATGAAACACgagactaaatatttaaaatcatgtagtttacaataaaaatatcttttacaAAACTTCTCCACATTACCCAAGTTCAAACACCCTAGCCCCAATGGTACTTA
This region of Brassica napus cultivar Da-Ae chromosome C5, Da-Ae, whole genome shotgun sequence genomic DNA includes:
- the LOC125587138 gene encoding uncharacterized protein LOC125587138, which encodes MRCDNYCTRCGEPDESVTHAIFECPPAMQALSLSSTPTSPNLFPVSRVYTNMDYLFWRKNNIIEPEQDRDPYPWIIWYIWKARNDKLFRGIDRDPLELVRYAESECQAWFDANEVPQPVIHENNTEEPQVLSLSNICLLDGSWTSAAHFSGCG